From the Ignavibacteriales bacterium genome, the window CCAATAAATATTGATATAGAGTGGAGTAGGCATCCTTAATCTTACTTTTTTTAATAGTGAGTTCATGTATTTTTTCAATTACAATATCTCGTGTATAATCTAATGTCTCATTTATTATTGATTCATTATACATAAGAACCTTACTTTGAAATTATGCTTAACCCAATCCCAGGTAATATCTCTTTCCAGTAAAAATCTGAAAACCCAATACGCAAGAAAGTATCTTTTAATTCATTACTAGTGTAGAGACGCAAAAAAAACGGATTTGCAGCTTTCGCATAGTGGATGCTATATGAATTATAAAAATTAGGAAATGGTTCAATTAAAAAAATAAAACCTTTTTTTCCTAAAGCCATATACACATTCTTTGCAAATAAATCTAGATTAGTAAAATAACTACAACTCAATTGGCAGTGTACAATATCAAACTTTCCAAATAATTCAGAGGGTAAATTCTGTACATCGGCTTGAAAGAATGTCATATTAGTCATATGATGTTCTTTTGCATTATTGTAAGCTAAGGTTATCATCTCTTGAGATAAATCCACACATACAACTTCATCTTGCGGGACACTTTTCGCTATAGTTATAGCTTCATATCCAGGGCCACATGCACAATCGAGCAATCGTATGTTTGGTGATAAATATTTCTTCAGTATCTCGAAAGATTTTTTGAATATGTATGATTTATACTCATGTGTCGCCATTTCATATTCTTCGGCACAATAATCAAAATATTTTACTTTTTCATAATCATCCGGAATCTTTTCCATTGGATAATACTTTATGCCCTTCTTAGTAAACTGGCTTTTTTTCTTTTTGAATATTAATCCATGCGGGGTACTCCCAAACTCTTCTAACTTAATTTGTCCATTTTCAGTAAAGATTGTAGCAGGATTTAATACTTTTTTTCCCCATTGGTTTAAGCTTAAAGTAAATATTGGACCCCAAACATCTCTATGTTTATCAAAATTTAACTTCATATTATGAGTATATTTTTTCTTATTATTAAGACTAGTTCAAGAAATATAATATATTATTATAAATAAAAAACGCCATTGAAAACGTATCTTTTATTTAATAAAAATGCAGACCAATCAGTGGACTGAGTTTAGTGTTTCTGGCACACTTCTCAAATCTCTTTCCTGTGTTAGTCTGCAAAACCTTAACGATGACTTTTGTAGAGAAGATAAAATATAACTTATCTGTATAACACGTTCATCAGCGTAAAATCCACTAATTTTATGTGACAGGAATCTGCGCTTCTTAAAAGAAACACATACATAAATTGTAACTATCACTAAAATTACTATAACTTTTATATATCATTTATATCAACATAATCATACTTAACTCTAGCCACTTCCTTAGTATCGTCTAATCCAATTGAAACATTTCCTAGAAAAATTGCTTTATGCCCTTTCTGTAGATAAGCTACTACAACTTTGTCAACTTGAACATTTACATTTGGTGCCGTAGTATAATCATTATCTAGATGTTCTACTAAAATACCCTTTTTATTGGGTGCAGTAGGAATCTCATATAAATTTGTGGGATCTTTAGTCCTAGGTAAAAAAAAGATGTTTTCAGAACAATTTTCCTTTTCCATATTATATAGATAACCTATTTTAAAAAACTAATTTTCTCATGCGCTTCACGTATACTTCAATATAATGTTCGTAGATAGCTGTAAGTGTGAATAGAGAAGAAATGTTATCCCATACACCCTTATTATTTCTATAACTCAGTTTACTAATTGTATTCCCATCAAGCATACGCTCATATTGACTATTCTCATAACCTAGCCATTTGTATGGGACGGTAGGCACTACGTCATTTCTGCTGAAAATATGAAATGGATTTTCTAAACTTTCTATTGCTTGTTTATTACCATATCTAGGCATTCCAAAAGTATAACAACTATGTGTAACGATTGATTTTGGTTTATTGATTAGTGCAAATTCAGAATGTAGGATAGCGGACATAGCACCACCTAATGAGTGACCTGTTACATAAATAGGCACATTATTAAATCCCGAACTATTAATATTTGCAATAATTTTAGAATAACAATCTGAAATAGCTTTATAAAAACCTTTATGAAATTTTATGTCTCTTCCATGAAGTTTTCGGGTAATTCGTAAATTTACTAACCAATCTTGATAATAAAGTTTTTTTGTCCCCCTAATTGCGAGTATTACGAATTTCGGATTTCTAATTCCAACGATTATGACCCATTCAGTTTCTATAATGAAAACATCATTTATTCTCTGCATTGATTAATTCTACAATCCTTAGAAAAAAAATTCGCCATTTCTCAGTAGCAATACCTGCCAGGTTGCTTTTTGTTCCAAACCAGACATAATAGGCAATGGCAGTTGATCTATTAATAAATAGATTAATTCTTTCTTTTTCAGGCATGATGCTAATTTCTTTACTCTTAGTTTGGTTAAACCAAATTGTCTTCAATATTACTGTTCTAAGGGTAGCTAATAATTCAAGTGTATCTTTTTTTACTTGTTGACTAGCTTGATAATCACTGGTACTAAATTTTTTAGTCCATTTAAAAGTGGCTATTGCAACTCCGATACTTATAAATAGTGAAAACGAAGAAATAATAATAGTCACTATATCTTTTGGTTCCATTTTTTATAATTACATTGATTTTTTAAAATTTAAATAATAAAAAAATATATAATAATCAAGTAAATAAATTAATTTCAATGGATTAAGGTCTAAAAGTAAAAAGAACTGAATATTATTGAGTTATGGGGACCCCCAACTAGTAATTTTATATTTTAAACATCTGATATTTTGTATTGATTCAAATTTCGAAAATCACTAATCTTACATTTGTATCTGATTAATCTGAATTATTGTTCAACTCCCCTCGTTTCCATTTGTGAAATTGTTCGGATTATTCAGCTTAATTTTATTAACAAATCATTTTGAAAGGAGAATGAAATGTCTAAAAATCACGCGAAGTTCAGTTCAGTGGCTACAATGGATCATCGTGGTCAACTTGTCATTAATAAAGAAACCCGCAAAGAGGCAAAGATTGAAGGGGGTGAAAAATTTGCAGTATTTACTGCTCCTAGTAATTCACCAGGAAGTTCAAAACTTGTTTTAGTAAAATTGGGAGATGTAATTGATCAAACTCAAGTGGCAAAGTTTGCTGGCTAATTGACCGCAATGAATTTCGTAAAAAGGAGAGTATTTATCAAACTCTCCTTTTTTTATATACAATATTAACTTGACTTTTTATTTCTGTCTATTTACATTAATTTCAGATGGCACTGATAAATCCTATATATCTTGAGAAAATGTTCTTTTTAAAATAGGGGGTCGATTGATGACCCCCGGATTTATAGTTATCGGATTAAGTTGATGAACCCCCGATAATTCGCACCTCATATTTAGTCATAAAGTGCGAGTTATAAACCTGATTTCATTGTAAGGTAAACTCCTACTATTCGTCAACCATCCATGAAACAATTCTCTAATCTGTCAAGAGAGCTTCTGCTAATTTACGTTAGGGTAAGTTATTTGGCGATTCAAGTTACGATTTTTAGTAAACAATAAAAATTAAAACTTTTAGAGGAGGTTACCTTTATGGCACATAGTTTCACTTACTCACATCCTGACAAAATTTTCATTTCAATCCATGAGAACTTACATTTCTTAGTTGATTTAACCAACGGCAAAATTTTATCGAGCCGAAGAAAGGCCGAAATTGCTTTAAAGTCATTTACTTCTAAATTAAAAAGCAATATTCATATTTTAACAGAAAAGCTAATTCTGTATAATAAGTTTCTTTTTATCAAAGTACCTGGTACGGGATATGTTATAGGAGATATCATCAAAAGAAGAGTATTATTTAAAGGTATTGAATTTTCCAAGGCATACGAACACTGGGTAAGGCGAGTTTCGTCAAGACGTAGTAGAAGAACGAGAGAGGAAAGTATTGTGTTAAAACCTTGGGATTTGAATGCATCCCAAAAGATTGCTATGACCTTTACCGAAAAAGAATCTCAAAAGGTAGCAAAAAGATTTAAAGGCCGATATTTATGGGGAGAATATTATGAAGAGAATGACATATATAGTATGTCTTCCTTGAGTGGTAGTGATAATGCAGATTGGAATAACTTATGTGAGCATAATATTTTTCCACGGAAGAACGAGTAGGTGTTGTGCCGTAAATTCAACCGATTTGCTATGTACCGAGCTAGATCATAAATGGAGATTAATGTACATTCATTGCATTTAAGGAAAAATCGTATGCAAATCGTATGCGATAAGATAAAAAGGGTTAGCTATACATGCTAACCTTTTTTATCTTATATGGGTTAATACTCTAGTGAAGGGATGGGATTATATTATTAAGAGTCAGTTGCTCTACCAACTGAGCTAAGGGTGCAAATTAAAGTTATCAAAATAAGAATTGCAGGTTTCTAAAACAATGAATATATATTATTAATATTTGACTTATAACATGCAATCCAAGACTCCATTCAAATTCATTCAAATTTAACCGGTTGTGCTATTAGTTATTACAGTTTTTCGGAACTCATTAATTTGGAATATAAAAAAATAATACTATATTATGTATATGCTAACTTTTAAAACTTAGCAAGAAATAACAAAATTATTATTAGTGATATCTTTTGATAGTCTATAAGTGTTTTTTCCTTTGTTATTTTACTATCCACTTAAAAAATTAAAGAAAGGAGTTAAATTACAAAAAAATAACAATCTTAAATGAGTCATTCACCACACTACTACAATTCCACTCAGAACGGGAATGTTAATCTGGCGCTTAACATTTTAAAAACTTTAATTGTAAAACAATGAAAACCAAAATTATCCAAATTAGTTTTGTTGTTTTCTTTATTTCAGGTTTTGTATTTAGTGTAAATGAGAATTCTTCCGGTTCAAAAATCAACAACGACAATTCTATTAATACTGTATCATCTCCTGCTCATACAGAATTAACGGTTTATGTATCTAGTATACCCGATAAAAATATAAGAGTTTGGACATGTCCAATTATTGGTGGAGAGTTTACTGAGTGTGCTTTCCAAGAAGAAGGTGTATATACGGTCGGTTCAATAGCAAATGGTTTATATAAAATCGTAGCTTGTTGTGATGATTACATCGGTTGTGATACTATTAATATATACGGGCCTAATTTGAAATTCGAATCTTATATTTCATTGACCTCTGCATCTGGATTAGAGTGCGATTCTTTATGTCCTTGTGCATTAGTGTGTGATGTTAGTTCAAGTGGTCCGGATGAAAATTCTTTAAAACTTGAATCTGACTTATCACTGGAGTCCTTTGAATTGTACCAAAACTATCCAAATCCATTTAATCCAAGTACTAGAATTAGATTCACCATTCCGACTGCTGGATATACCTCACTAAAAATTTATGACTCAATGGGAAGGGAAATAGCGACACTAATCTCAGGAAATTTGAAGTCAGGTAATTTTAATTTAGAATTTAATGGGGAAAATTTGCCAAGTGGGGTATATTATTACAAGTTAATTAGCAGCAATTACTCTTCTATTAAAAAAATGATTCTTCTTAAGTAGGAATTGTTAGATTTAAAAATAGATTTATGGAGTAGTCTTTTCGATACTCCTTTTTCAATATATCAAATCCAACGATGGATTGCATTATCGGAGAAAAAGAAACCTTCTTGTCCTGAAAAAGGAATTAATTTATATACTCACTAAAGTTATAACAATACAATTAGATGAATCTAATCCTGCTTTACGATAGATTCTTCGTGCTGTTTTGGCTTTCCATTAGTATGATATTGCGTATTGGACAATTTAAATAGCTCCAAATAAGGTTCACTGAACATTCTATCAAGTTTTCTTGGTTCTCTAAGATCCATCCACAAACCCATATTAGCCTGTTCGATGTATTTATTCCTGTCTACACTGTCGAGATTTTTGTGTGAGGTTATCGCCCAGCAGGTGGAGCTTCCCTGCGCACCAATATCTACACTCCATTTAAGGAATAACTGCCAGAGTCTAAACCAGAACTGGCCGTAATGCTCCGTTATGTATTCCTCATTGCCGAGCCAATTATAATACCATTTTTGTATAGTATGAGAGTAGTGAATGCCAATATTTTCTATATGTGCTGCTTCAAAATTTGCGCTCTGCAAGGAATCAACAAGAAATTTCAATGGAAGTGAAGCATCCGCACCGCTGAAAATATATTCGTTCATAAATAATCCCCAGACAAGGTCCTGCTTATGTTCTCCTTTCGTGAAAGCTCCCGGGTTTGCTCTCAAGCCTGCCTGCTGTAAATAGAATCTCCCGTCGTCTTCGAGCATGTCGTAT encodes:
- a CDS encoding class I SAM-dependent methyltransferase, whose amino-acid sequence is MKLNFDKHRDVWGPIFTLSLNQWGKKVLNPATIFTENGQIKLEEFGSTPHGLIFKKKKSQFTKKGIKYYPMEKIPDDYEKVKYFDYCAEEYEMATHEYKSYIFKKSFEILKKYLSPNIRLLDCACGPGYEAITIAKSVPQDEVVCVDLSQEMITLAYNNAKEHHMTNMTFFQADVQNLPSELFGKFDIVHCQLSCSYFTNLDLFAKNVYMALGKKGFIFLIEPFPNFYNSYSIHYAKAANPFFLRLYTSNELKDTFLRIGFSDFYWKEILPGIGLSIISK
- a CDS encoding lipase family protein, whose protein sequence is MQRINDVFIIETEWVIIVGIRNPKFVILAIRGTKKLYYQDWLVNLRITRKLHGRDIKFHKGFYKAISDCYSKIIANINSSGFNNVPIYVTGHSLGGAMSAILHSEFALINKPKSIVTHSCYTFGMPRYGNKQAIESLENPFHIFSRNDVVPTVPYKWLGYENSQYERMLDGNTISKLSYRNNKGVWDNISSLFTLTAIYEHYIEVYVKRMRKLVF
- a CDS encoding AbrB/MazE/SpoVT family DNA-binding domain-containing protein — protein: MSKNHAKFSSVATMDHRGQLVINKETRKEAKIEGGEKFAVFTAPSNSPGSSKLVLVKLGDVIDQTQVAKFAG
- a CDS encoding T9SS type A sorting domain-containing protein; protein product: MKTKIIQISFVVFFISGFVFSVNENSSGSKINNDNSINTVSSPAHTELTVYVSSIPDKNIRVWTCPIIGGEFTECAFQEEGVYTVGSIANGLYKIVACCDDYIGCDTINIYGPNLKFESYISLTSASGLECDSLCPCALVCDVSSSGPDENSLKLESDLSLESFELYQNYPNPFNPSTRIRFTIPTAGYTSLKIYDSMGREIATLISGNLKSGNFNLEFNGENLPSGVYYYKLISSNYSSIKKMILLK